In a genomic window of Methanosarcina horonobensis HB-1 = JCM 15518:
- a CDS encoding glycoside hydrolase family 130 protein, translating into MVIWKDHGELFVRYKKNPILTVEDWPYQANSVFNPAAVIVDGKTLLLVRVEDHRGFSHFTIARSNNGVDGWEIDTEPTFAPDPVNYPEEIYGIEDPRITYIDEMGKWAVAYTAFSDSGPLTSLAFTENFRTFERMGPTMPPENKDAAIFPVKFNNRWAMLHRPVSNIAGAKANIWISFSPDMKYWGEHEVLLYAREGGWWDARKIGLSPQPIRVSDGWLIMYHGVRQTTSKASYRLGMALLDPEDPRKVLHRSEGWVFGPRELYERSGDVNDVVFPCGWVLVGDEIRIYYGSADTSVSLATAKVCDVLNYIHQCPEEQCPEDYCRFFEEHKHVTP; encoded by the coding sequence ATGGTAATCTGGAAAGACCACGGGGAACTGTTTGTAAGATATAAAAAGAATCCTATACTTACCGTTGAGGATTGGCCTTACCAGGCTAATTCGGTTTTTAATCCTGCAGCCGTAATAGTTGATGGTAAAACTTTATTACTTGTGCGTGTAGAAGACCACAGGGGTTTTTCTCACTTTACAATAGCCAGGAGCAATAACGGGGTAGATGGCTGGGAAATTGATACCGAGCCAACTTTTGCCCCGGATCCTGTAAACTATCCTGAAGAGATATACGGCATTGAGGACCCGCGTATAACTTACATAGATGAGATGGGAAAGTGGGCTGTAGCATATACGGCTTTTTCGGATTCCGGCCCCTTAACATCCCTTGCATTTACAGAAAATTTCCGTACCTTTGAAAGAATGGGGCCTACCATGCCTCCAGAAAACAAAGATGCTGCTATCTTTCCTGTAAAATTCAACAACAGGTGGGCAATGTTACACAGACCTGTATCAAATATTGCGGGTGCAAAAGCAAATATCTGGATTTCTTTTTCCCCGGATATGAAATACTGGGGAGAACATGAGGTTCTTCTGTATGCCAGAGAAGGAGGATGGTGGGATGCGCGTAAGATAGGTTTATCCCCGCAGCCGATCCGTGTGTCTGACGGATGGTTAATTATGTATCACGGGGTACGCCAGACAACATCCAAAGCTAGTTACCGCCTTGGGATGGCTCTTCTTGACCCTGAAGATCCCAGGAAAGTGCTCCACAGGTCAGAAGGCTGGGTTTTCGGGCCTCGTGAACTCTATGAGCGCAGTGGAGATGTTAATGATGTTGTTTTCCCCTGCGGATGGGTCCTGGTAGGTGATGAGATCCGTATTTATTATGGAAGTGCAGATACCTCTGTATCCCTGGCAACCGCAAAAGTTTGTGATGTCCTGAATTATATCCATCAATGCCCTGAGGAGCAGTGCCCTGAAGATTACTGCAGATTTTTTGAAGAGCACAAGCATGTTACACCATGA